In Candidatus Defluviilinea proxima, a single genomic region encodes these proteins:
- a CDS encoding ankyrin repeat domain-containing protein, whose amino-acid sequence MDTKPALDATLVQEFVGNAHGNLDRVKELIAQEPGLVNATWDWGGGDFETALGAASHMGRKDIANFLLEHGARLDVFAAAMLGNLEIVKAVLEAYPDAIKTPGPHGIPLITHAEAGGEDAKTVLEFLSTRR is encoded by the coding sequence ATGGATACAAAACCCGCTTTAGATGCAACTCTCGTTCAGGAATTTGTCGGCAATGCGCATGGAAACCTTGATCGCGTCAAGGAATTGATTGCGCAGGAACCCGGGTTAGTCAACGCCACATGGGATTGGGGTGGCGGAGATTTTGAAACTGCGCTCGGCGCTGCCTCACACATGGGCAGAAAAGACATCGCCAACTTCCTGCTTGAACACGGTGCACGGCTCGATGTCTTTGCAGCTGCCATGCTAGGGAACCTAGAAATCGTCAAAGCTGTGCTTGAAGCATACCCCGATGCAATAAAAACACCGGGGCCACATGGTATCCCATTGATCACACACGCAGAAGCAGGCGGTGAAGATGCAAAAACTGTGCTGGAGTTTCTCTCAACAAGGAGATAA
- a CDS encoding DUF402 domain-containing protein, producing the protein MYNQNHMKTVTIHHIRPGKKTQIFTERFVSDDQYGLTTLTILSETDSKSMSERLFSQGFIKASDIVHSVAKYYSYSEYFNLLVFGDPAGEAIGYYSDMAMPLRKVDDGYEIVDLFLDIWFKPDGTLLELDFDEFQDAITKGLITKEQQEFALMAFERLKDEAKQGIYPQHYIRKG; encoded by the coding sequence ATGTACAATCAAAACCATATGAAGACCGTTACCATTCACCACATCCGCCCAGGGAAGAAAACTCAAATCTTCACAGAAAGGTTTGTCTCAGACGATCAATATGGTCTTACGACATTGACGATTCTTTCCGAGACCGATTCCAAATCCATGAGCGAGCGGCTTTTCTCTCAAGGGTTTATCAAAGCGAGCGACATAGTTCACTCTGTGGCAAAATATTATTCCTACAGTGAGTATTTCAACCTGCTGGTATTCGGCGATCCCGCTGGCGAAGCGATTGGATATTATTCAGATATGGCCATGCCCCTCCGCAAAGTGGATGATGGATATGAGATTGTCGACCTGTTCCTTGATATCTGGTTCAAACCTGATGGTACACTGCTCGAATTGGATTTCGATGAATTTCAAGACGCGATCACGAAAGGTCTCATCACAAAAGAACAACAGGAATTTGCTCTGATGGCTTTTGAACGATTAAAGGATGAAGCAAAGCAAGGCATTTACCCTCAACACTATATTCGAAAGGGATAA
- a CDS encoding fused MFS/spermidine synthase encodes MIIFAVSIFLSAFLLFQIQPMIGKFILPWFGGTPAVWSTVMLFFQVLLMGGYAYAYWLMGRAKKQTVIHVSLIALATILVVFLSFVWKSPITPDASWKPQNVDTPILDIFKLLIVSVGLPYFLLASNSPLMQAWFSRVFPEQSYAKLYSLSNVGSLLGLLAYPILVEPNLSLQYQGWMWSIGFVLFGFFAGWIAIQNERASPLSPTTTASVRTSERPSLSLFSLWIALSATASLFLLSVTNQISQEVAVIPFLWILPLALYLVSFILTFSGERGYNRKLYSALFIVATVATLFVLLNSTRLHVYWQILAYCLLLFTACMLCHGELYLLRPEADHLTSFYLMVSIGGALGGLFVSLVAPVIFNGYWEFFVGLAMTIAIVLTVLRGNRAVNERARFVFFVFGLVTVMLVVVGTYFSGSLYSKRNFYGVIRVRQDLVGNPHRPAYLMAHGITVHGLEFISPEERDLPTTYYVKDGGAGLAILNHPRYGQGLRVGMLGVGAGTLASYGQPGDVYRLYEINPVVTDLAEGRGGYFSFIKDSKADVTMVLGDARISLERELAENGSQQFDVLALDTFSSDSIPVHLVTKEAFALYLEHLAPDGIIAAHITNLHLDLQPVFWQLAQHYGLHMVRVNYAGDSNGGYASHWILLARDPALLNVPAIQDHEIDLSGYSTNLKLWTDDYSNLFQILK; translated from the coding sequence ATGATCATCTTTGCCGTCAGCATTTTTCTTTCTGCTTTTCTTCTTTTCCAGATCCAGCCGATGATCGGCAAATTCATATTGCCATGGTTCGGCGGTACACCTGCAGTCTGGTCAACGGTCATGTTGTTTTTTCAAGTCCTGCTCATGGGCGGGTATGCATATGCCTATTGGCTCATGGGGCGCGCAAAAAAACAAACGGTCATTCATGTTTCACTGATCGCGCTGGCAACCATTCTTGTGGTCTTTCTTTCGTTTGTTTGGAAATCACCCATCACGCCCGATGCCAGTTGGAAGCCGCAGAATGTGGATACGCCGATCCTGGATATTTTCAAATTACTGATTGTCTCGGTAGGCCTACCCTACTTCCTCCTCGCATCAAACAGCCCGCTCATGCAGGCATGGTTCAGCCGTGTTTTCCCCGAACAGTCTTACGCAAAACTGTACTCCTTATCCAACGTTGGGTCGCTCCTCGGCTTGCTTGCCTATCCTATTTTGGTTGAGCCAAATTTATCCTTGCAATATCAGGGATGGATGTGGTCGATCGGTTTCGTGTTGTTTGGATTTTTCGCAGGCTGGATCGCGATCCAAAACGAACGCGCTTCGCCTCTCTCCCCAACGACAACTGCTTCCGTCCGAACAAGCGAGCGCCCATCTCTATCTTTATTCTCCCTATGGATCGCGTTGAGCGCGACCGCATCTTTATTCTTGTTGTCAGTGACGAATCAAATTTCACAAGAAGTTGCAGTCATTCCGTTCTTGTGGATTCTTCCGCTTGCGCTTTACCTTGTGTCCTTCATTCTGACATTCTCAGGCGAACGTGGCTATAACCGCAAACTTTATTCTGCTCTCTTTATCGTCGCCACAGTAGCGACATTGTTTGTCCTGCTCAACTCAACTCGTTTACATGTCTATTGGCAGATACTCGCCTATTGCTTGTTGCTTTTTACTGCATGTATGCTTTGTCACGGCGAACTCTATCTCCTTCGCCCCGAAGCGGACCATCTCACCAGTTTCTATCTCATGGTTTCCATCGGTGGCGCGCTTGGCGGACTCTTCGTCAGCCTGGTTGCGCCTGTCATCTTCAATGGCTATTGGGAGTTCTTCGTCGGTTTGGCAATGACGATTGCGATAGTGTTGACGGTTCTGCGTGGCAACCGTGCAGTCAACGAACGTGCAAGATTTGTCTTCTTTGTATTCGGCTTGGTGACAGTTATGCTGGTTGTAGTGGGAACATACTTCTCAGGCTCGCTCTACTCCAAACGGAACTTCTACGGTGTGATCCGTGTGCGGCAAGACTTGGTTGGTAACCCGCATCGGCCAGCGTATCTCATGGCGCACGGAATTACTGTCCACGGACTGGAATTCATTTCACCTGAAGAACGTGATCTGCCAACGACCTATTACGTCAAAGATGGGGGGGCGGGACTCGCAATTCTGAATCATCCGCGTTACGGACAGGGACTGCGCGTGGGCATGTTGGGAGTCGGCGCAGGGACATTGGCGAGTTACGGCCAGCCGGGTGATGTCTATCGCTTGTATGAGATCAATCCTGTGGTAACAGACCTGGCGGAAGGAAGAGGCGGGTATTTTTCCTTCATCAAAGATAGCAAAGCCGATGTGACAATGGTCCTCGGCGATGCACGCATTTCTCTTGAGCGTGAGTTGGCTGAAAACGGCTCACAACAATTCGATGTTCTTGCGTTGGATACCTTCAGCAGTGACTCGATCCCCGTCCACCTTGTCACAAAAGAAGCTTTTGCCCTATATCTCGAGCACCTCGCCCCCGATGGCATCATTGCCGCGCACATCACGAACTTGCACCTCGATTTGCAACCCGTCTTCTGGCAACTGGCTCAACACTACGGTTTACATATGGTTCGAGTTAATTACGCAGGTGACTCAAACGGTGGCTATGCCTCTCATTGGATTTTGCTCGCACGCGACCCTGCGCTGTTGAATGTCCCTGCCATTCAAGATCATGAGATTGACTTGAGCGGTTACTCGACCAATCTCAAGCTGTGGACAGATGACTACAGCAATCTATTTCAAATTTTAAAATAA
- a CDS encoding DUF1330 domain-containing protein, translating into MTAYVILDIKITNPEGYEEYKKLAPPAVALYGGKYIARGGGTEVLEGDWEPGRIVVLQFESTERAKAWLNSPEYSEAKAMRHKYSVSKAVVVEGV; encoded by the coding sequence ATGACAGCTTATGTAATTCTTGATATTAAGATCACCAATCCCGAAGGCTACGAAGAGTACAAGAAGCTTGCCCCACCCGCTGTTGCTTTATATGGCGGGAAGTACATTGCCCGCGGTGGTGGGACAGAAGTTCTCGAAGGTGATTGGGAACCTGGCAGGATCGTCGTCTTGCAATTTGAAAGTACTGAGAGAGCAAAAGCTTGGTTGAATTCTCCAGAGTACAGCGAAGCAAAAGCCATGAGACACAAGTACTCTGTTTCCAAAGCGGTTGTAGTTGAAGGGGTTTAA
- a CDS encoding DUF4013 domain-containing protein, whose translation MLLGFSLNDLFLFPLQDREARKHLLIGSLIYLAGFIIPILPILVITGYHAIIVRQILNGEKPHLVKWDNWDALLKDGLRMMGIRLVFALPIFVLMFPFFISMFALPFIASLGKGNENIIFIFILISILVFILITPLSLIIGIIAPVSEIHMLAKDEFTAGFKVSAWWPIFKANWGGFVLAYAIVYGATMVLMFAMQFLFVTVVLICLVPFLLAGISMYYTLIMYVTFAQAYKQGLEKIYPSKGIVVNEGGTS comes from the coding sequence ATGTTGCTTGGTTTTAGTTTGAACGACCTTTTTCTTTTTCCGCTTCAAGATCGTGAAGCGCGAAAACATCTACTTATCGGAAGCCTGATCTACCTTGCAGGCTTTATTATTCCGATACTTCCCATACTGGTCATTACTGGATATCACGCGATCATCGTCCGTCAAATATTGAACGGTGAGAAACCACATCTCGTAAAATGGGACAACTGGGATGCATTATTAAAAGACGGGTTGCGCATGATGGGCATCAGGTTAGTCTTTGCATTGCCGATCTTTGTTCTAATGTTCCCGTTTTTCATTTCGATGTTTGCGCTCCCTTTTATTGCATCACTTGGAAAAGGCAACGAGAACATCATCTTTATTTTTATACTAATAAGCATCCTAGTATTCATATTGATCACCCCGCTCTCTCTTATCATTGGGATTATTGCCCCGGTTTCCGAAATTCATATGCTGGCTAAAGATGAATTTACTGCGGGCTTTAAAGTCTCAGCATGGTGGCCGATCTTCAAGGCAAATTGGGGAGGCTTTGTTTTAGCGTATGCCATCGTGTATGGAGCCACAATGGTCCTAATGTTTGCGATGCAATTTCTGTTTGTTACAGTCGTGTTGATCTGTCTTGTCCCGTTCTTATTGGCGGGGATATCCATGTACTATACGCTTATCATGTACGTAACATTCGCCCAAGCCTACAAACAAGGGCTCGAAAAAATATATCCAAGCAAAGGCATCGTGGTAAATGAAGGAGGTACATCATGA
- a CDS encoding hemolysin III family protein codes for MLKKLREPVNSLTHWVGAALALAGLIALLIVGWSTPAKIISLTIYGISLIAMFSASATYHMVRVKDKALEIFRKIDHAAIYFLIAGTYTPFCVNAFEGFWKWGMLSIIWSLALIGIIVKVFYIRAPRWLNTAIYLAMGWLCVGAAGQMLAVLPVWVFGWLIAGGVIYTLGAIVYATKIFNFVPGVFGFHEVWHIFVMLAAAAHFVAVLGVAI; via the coding sequence ATGCTCAAAAAACTTCGTGAACCCGTAAACAGCCTTACCCATTGGGTGGGCGCCGCGCTTGCATTAGCAGGCTTGATCGCATTGCTCATTGTTGGTTGGAGCACACCTGCCAAGATCATTTCCTTGACGATCTATGGCATCAGCTTGATCGCCATGTTCTCGGCCAGCGCTACCTATCATATGGTGCGCGTGAAGGACAAGGCACTGGAAATTTTCCGTAAAATAGACCACGCCGCGATCTATTTTCTCATCGCAGGCACTTACACCCCATTCTGTGTGAACGCCTTCGAAGGCTTTTGGAAGTGGGGCATGTTGAGCATCATCTGGTCGTTGGCGTTGATCGGGATCATCGTGAAGGTGTTCTACATCCGTGCGCCACGCTGGTTGAACACAGCAATCTATCTTGCGATGGGATGGTTGTGTGTGGGAGCGGCTGGCCAGATGCTTGCAGTTCTGCCTGTGTGGGTCTTTGGTTGGCTGATCGCAGGTGGAGTGATCTACACTCTCGGCGCGATCGTATACGCCACAAAGATATTCAACTTCGTCCCCGGTGTATTCGGCTTTCATGAGGTGTGGCATATTTTCGTTATGCTTGCGGCCGCCGCACACTTTGTCGCTGTGTTGGGCGTGGCGATATAG
- a CDS encoding methyltransferase domain-containing protein translates to MRTFLRIFFYFLYHQFAFAYDLVAAVVSFGHWNNWILEVRPFIEGTRILEIGHGPGHLQRVLLNRGLVSVAIDESASMGHLAKRNLTRLNSASSIQSSAHISHIHQPGYAQTKLTRGLAQQLPFCDKSFDTVIATFPAEYIADPLTLSEVKRCLSDGGRFIVLLAAMPKNPFLSWLFKVTGQASSEAEEVIRESLEEPFIESDLDIETQMIERPSGSVIIILATKKEI, encoded by the coding sequence GTGCGCACATTCCTCCGCATCTTTTTTTACTTCCTCTATCACCAATTCGCATTCGCCTACGATCTCGTTGCGGCAGTGGTTTCATTTGGTCACTGGAACAATTGGATATTGGAAGTGCGCCCCTTCATCGAAGGGACTCGAATTCTCGAAATCGGCCATGGCCCTGGACATTTACAACGTGTCCTTCTTAACCGTGGGCTGGTTTCTGTTGCTATAGACGAATCTGCCTCGATGGGTCATCTCGCCAAACGCAACCTGACGAGACTCAACTCTGCATCTTCCATTCAATCATCAGCCCATATATCGCACATCCACCAGCCTGGCTACGCGCAGACAAAATTGACCCGTGGACTTGCTCAACAACTCCCCTTTTGTGACAAGTCCTTTGACACGGTGATCGCAACGTTCCCTGCAGAATACATCGCCGATCCGCTTACATTGTCAGAGGTAAAGAGATGCCTTTCGGACGGAGGCAGGTTTATCGTTCTGCTTGCCGCGATGCCCAAGAATCCATTTTTATCGTGGCTGTTCAAAGTCACAGGGCAGGCATCATCCGAAGCGGAGGAAGTCATTCGCGAAAGCTTGGAAGAACCGTTCATTGAATCTGACCTTGATATTGAAACACAAATGATCGAAAGGCCATCAGGCTCTGTGATCATTATTCTCGCTACAAAGAAAGAGATTTAA
- a CDS encoding YtxH domain-containing protein, with product MSDRDEFGAFLVGFIVGGLSGAVVALLFAPQSGEETRALIKDKSIELRDKAQVSAEEALARAEQVAADARARADELAKEIRERGTEVYNTARERGTEVYNTARERGQAVVEEVRERGKSAVEAVRKPKKSDEEASAA from the coding sequence ATGTCTGATCGTGATGAATTTGGAGCATTTCTCGTAGGCTTCATCGTTGGCGGCCTGAGCGGCGCAGTAGTTGCTTTGCTTTTCGCCCCTCAATCTGGTGAAGAAACCCGCGCCCTGATCAAGGATAAATCCATTGAACTGCGCGATAAGGCTCAGGTCTCTGCCGAGGAAGCACTCGCCCGCGCTGAACAAGTTGCGGCCGATGCCCGTGCCCGTGCCGACGAACTTGCCAAAGAGATCCGTGAACGTGGCACTGAAGTTTATAACACAGCCCGCGAACGCGGCACAGAAGTTTACAATACGGCACGCGAACGCGGCCAGGCTGTAGTAGAAGAAGTGCGTGAACGCGGCAAGAGCGCAGTAGAAGCCGTTCGCAAACCCAAGAAATCTGACGAAGAAGCATCTGCCGCCTAA
- a CDS encoding NAD-dependent epimerase/dehydratase family protein encodes MKYFITGTTGFVGGVLAKKLREQGHTVHASVRNIEKADKLKAIGVKLFKGDVTDKESMREAMTGVDGVYHVAGWYKVGTRDKSGGEAVNIQGTRNVLELMQELKIPKGVYTSTLAINSDTHGQLVDETYHFNGQHLSEYDRSKAVAHKIAEEFIAEGLPLVVVMPGAIYGPGDTSTIRVNIISLLKGQLPMVPTQTELCWAHVDDTVEGHILAMEKGKIGESYMICGKPYKVADMFILASKVAGKRAPMVAPHQLVKALSVIASPFDSFLPETYTSEGLRIIAGVTYIGDNSKAKRELGYDPRPVSTGWPDIIRHEMSLLGMN; translated from the coding sequence ATGAAGTACTTCATCACAGGTACCACCGGGTTTGTTGGCGGTGTACTGGCAAAGAAATTACGCGAGCAGGGACATACGGTCCATGCATCGGTGCGAAACATTGAAAAGGCCGATAAACTGAAAGCCATTGGTGTGAAATTATTCAAAGGGGATGTAACGGACAAAGAGTCCATGCGTGAAGCGATGACCGGCGTGGATGGCGTCTATCATGTTGCAGGCTGGTACAAAGTCGGCACACGCGATAAAAGCGGTGGCGAAGCGGTCAACATTCAGGGTACTCGTAATGTGCTTGAGCTGATGCAGGAGTTGAAAATCCCCAAAGGGGTTTATACCAGTACACTGGCGATCAACTCAGACACACACGGCCAACTTGTAGATGAGACTTATCACTTTAATGGTCAACATCTCAGCGAGTACGACCGTTCCAAGGCAGTTGCACACAAGATCGCAGAAGAATTTATTGCAGAAGGGCTCCCCCTCGTTGTCGTCATGCCCGGAGCGATCTATGGTCCCGGTGATACATCCACAATACGGGTTAACATCATTAGTCTTCTAAAGGGGCAACTCCCCATGGTACCGACCCAAACCGAACTGTGCTGGGCTCACGTAGATGATACGGTAGAAGGCCACATCCTTGCGATGGAAAAAGGCAAGATTGGAGAGTCGTATATGATCTGTGGCAAGCCATATAAAGTGGCGGATATGTTCATACTCGCCAGCAAAGTTGCCGGAAAACGTGCGCCGATGGTGGCTCCTCATCAGTTGGTCAAGGCTCTGTCCGTTATAGCAAGTCCCTTCGATAGTTTTCTACCCGAAACATATACATCTGAGGGACTGCGTATCATTGCAGGTGTCACATACATCGGCGACAACAGCAAAGCAAAACGTGAACTTGGCTACGACCCACGTCCAGTAAGCACAGGTTGGCCGGACATAATTCGTCATGAAATGTCCTTACTAGGCATGAATTAA
- a CDS encoding TetR family transcriptional regulator: MTRQDILEAAAQIFREKGFHGASMNDIAEAVNLQKASLYHHVASKQEILLDILDQALQLLLDRISSIATQNTPADKKLRLMVREYMQILAENVDLATVLLFEHRALERRQHARHVPTRDQFESLWRDVLTEGVKAKLFLCEDIPLTARALLGLMNWTITWYRPDGEKTIEQIADDYSNLLLNGLLK, encoded by the coding sequence ATGACCAGACAAGACATTCTCGAAGCCGCTGCGCAGATCTTTCGTGAGAAAGGTTTTCATGGCGCGTCCATGAACGATATTGCCGAAGCAGTAAATTTGCAGAAGGCAAGCCTGTATCATCATGTAGCATCCAAACAAGAGATACTGCTCGATATTCTCGATCAAGCCTTGCAACTTCTGCTTGACCGAATCTCCTCCATCGCCACTCAAAACACCCCTGCCGATAAGAAATTGCGGTTGATGGTTCGCGAATACATGCAGATTCTTGCCGAGAATGTTGACCTTGCGACCGTTCTTTTGTTTGAACATCGTGCCCTCGAGCGCAGACAACATGCACGGCACGTTCCCACTCGTGATCAATTTGAATCGCTTTGGCGCGATGTCCTTACTGAAGGTGTCAAGGCGAAGTTGTTTCTCTGTGAAGATATCCCTCTCACGGCACGTGCCCTGCTCGGTCTTATGAACTGGACGATCACATGGTATCGCCCCGACGGCGAAAAGACCATCGAGCAGATCGCTGATGATTACTCGAACTTGTTGCTGAACGGATTGCTCAAATGA
- a CDS encoding MBL fold metallo-hydrolase, with translation MSAQATYALFETSAGSKVHRIPLQAFPKFWVHAYLIQNNGSNYLIDTGSGTDTSHEDLLNGLKQAGLQPSDLTHILLTHAHIDHYGGLTKLKPLTDAKVGCHELDVQTIAHHDARLALTGRRLASFLTETGLTKEEADSLVNIYRFTKALYQSIPVDFVYDENFSALDIVHLPGHCPGHVAMRLDDIVFCGDMVVEGVTPHIAPESINPYGGLDHYLDSLSRFEAWAKGARLILNGHDDVITDLHAQIEATRQNIIRRMSKAIHALQEPLTISEVCKAVYGEMSGYNQLLVIEKTGAYVEYLYEHGMIEVVNVDELEQGNPARYRRLKDIPDSEILPKETNHVLV, from the coding sequence ATGAGTGCGCAAGCCACGTACGCCTTGTTTGAAACTTCGGCTGGGTCCAAGGTTCATCGGATACCGCTTCAGGCCTTCCCGAAGTTTTGGGTGCACGCATATCTTATTCAAAACAATGGAAGCAATTATCTGATCGACACCGGCTCTGGCACAGACACATCCCACGAAGATCTACTCAACGGCTTGAAACAAGCGGGACTTCAGCCTTCAGACCTAACCCACATACTTCTCACGCACGCTCATATTGACCACTACGGCGGGCTTACCAAACTCAAGCCCCTTACCGATGCGAAGGTTGGATGCCACGAACTGGATGTGCAAACCATTGCGCATCATGATGCAAGACTGGCTCTTACAGGACGTCGCCTCGCCTCTTTCTTAACTGAAACTGGTCTCACTAAAGAAGAAGCTGATTCACTCGTCAACATTTACCGTTTTACCAAAGCTTTGTACCAATCCATCCCTGTGGACTTTGTGTACGACGAAAATTTTTCAGCGTTGGATATTGTCCATTTGCCGGGACATTGCCCAGGTCATGTTGCGATGCGACTGGATGATATTGTTTTCTGCGGCGATATGGTTGTGGAAGGCGTCACGCCGCATATTGCGCCTGAGTCTATTAATCCTTATGGTGGTCTCGATCATTATCTTGATTCGTTGTCGCGTTTTGAAGCATGGGCAAAAGGCGCACGCCTGATCTTGAATGGACACGATGATGTCATAACAGATCTGCATGCTCAAATTGAAGCAACTCGCCAGAATATTATTCGTCGTATGAGTAAGGCGATCCATGCTTTGCAGGAACCTCTTACGATCTCCGAAGTGTGCAAAGCGGTGTACGGCGAAATGAGTGGATATAACCAATTGCTTGTCATTGAAAAGACAGGCGCGTATGTTGAATACTTGTATGAGCATGGCATGATCGAAGTTGTCAATGTGGACGAGCTTGAGCAGGGGAACCCCGCTCGTTACCGCCGCTTGAAAGATATTCCAGATTCCGAAATCCTTCCCAAGGAGACAAATCATGTACTCGTTTGA
- a CDS encoding acyl-CoA dehydrogenase family protein, with the protein MYSFDPTEEQQMLIDAVNKYAVNDLRTAAHDAEESRELPRKLVSKGWEIGLLQASIPEAYGGFGERSAVTGVLALEEMAFGDLAGTLAVMTPSLFAMPILLAGSEEQKKEYLPKVIEGDWAPYTSALIEYAFDFDPNELKTIAILKSDEYILNGEKAFVPFAKDAKMLIVYANLDGQTQAFIVPKDVAGLTVSDEREKLMSLNALPMYRVKLDNVKVPAVNRLGGASGMDFELVLASMRVATASAAIGVANAAFEYSMNYAKEREAFGVKIAQKQAIAFMLAEMRTEIEASRLLTWEAAWKLDQGREDAANEAYLAYTGAADMAMMVTDRAVQILGGHGYIREHPVEMWMRNGRGFATFTGLAII; encoded by the coding sequence ATGTACTCGTTTGATCCAACCGAAGAGCAACAAATGTTGATCGATGCGGTGAATAAGTACGCGGTTAATGATCTGCGTACTGCGGCACATGATGCCGAAGAAAGCCGCGAACTGCCAAGGAAGCTTGTGAGTAAGGGCTGGGAGATTGGTTTGTTGCAGGCGTCCATCCCTGAAGCGTATGGTGGTTTCGGCGAACGAAGTGCCGTCACAGGTGTGTTGGCGCTCGAAGAGATGGCGTTTGGCGATCTGGCTGGCACATTGGCAGTGATGACGCCAAGTCTTTTTGCGATGCCAATTTTGCTTGCAGGGAGTGAAGAGCAGAAGAAAGAATATCTGCCAAAGGTCATCGAAGGTGATTGGGCCCCGTACACTTCGGCTCTCATCGAATATGCTTTTGATTTTGACCCTAACGAATTGAAGACAATCGCAATCCTCAAAAGTGATGAATACATTCTCAATGGAGAGAAGGCTTTTGTCCCATTTGCAAAGGATGCGAAGATGCTCATCGTGTACGCAAATCTTGATGGGCAGACGCAGGCCTTTATTGTCCCGAAAGATGTGGCGGGATTAACTGTCAGCGATGAACGCGAGAAGTTGATGAGTCTCAACGCGCTTCCGATGTATCGAGTCAAATTGGATAATGTCAAAGTGCCCGCTGTAAATCGACTCGGTGGCGCTTCCGGCATGGACTTTGAATTGGTCCTTGCTTCGATGCGCGTTGCTACCGCTTCAGCCGCGATCGGCGTGGCAAATGCGGCATTCGAATACAGCATGAACTATGCCAAGGAACGTGAAGCCTTTGGCGTGAAGATCGCGCAAAAGCAAGCCATTGCCTTCATGCTTGCCGAAATGCGGACTGAGATCGAAGCCAGCCGTTTGTTGACATGGGAAGCCGCATGGAAACTTGATCAGGGCCGTGAGGATGCCGCGAATGAAGCGTATCTCGCGTACACCGGCGCCGCTGATATGGCGATGATGGTCACTGACCGTGCGGTGCAAATATTGGGCGGTCACGGTTACATCCGTGAACATCCCGTTGAGATGTGGATGCGCAATGGACGAGGTTTTGCCACCTTTACTGGGCTGGCGATTATATAA